A single Drosophila miranda strain MSH22 chromosome XR, D.miranda_PacBio2.1, whole genome shotgun sequence DNA region contains:
- the LOC108153302 gene encoding mucin-4 isoform X2: MSSPNNSPNRKIALQCESSLRRSGGTQNDLVNKLEHLRPGFSLGAPVRRYLPAVFGVIDGGTHPRSILRDQTHKTDATEVKNFRQAQPRRQSRGRQQFQIANLPEENIADVSAPSFEMKMPSQRSNMAEAPVASGHTVETVYTEIFDSFADPRDMMTPGTSLQIRDKSLSQKTTHRKVTTHRDSHGNITSRIEETTTVCTAPRDRPPSITRRINFSTEDVSKNVSDETMLMLHDDSRPRTLIGQRYMPSQYPDGQGPLQYRDRSSQREKLEDEPAHSFNGISGATRPWRAPRTIGFLNDQTIPSYMAYTTGFSDRAQQTWPSAYSEQQRRKMRSQGTAPDRTSFPDRSQQDSPSENLESDHRRFRSQSPEGRRSQFQVDLSSATRQRSLSQGSNPRRQQISQQSQNINDNSAPQFNDSPPRGEVSPSSRSPNGNAHPKSVSSEAAPFRNEAGSIKRSNDSVNKGPVPVTDQNLDDVTMPSFGEAATSSHRHVTLPSEDLREVSAREVKIKGSERSPQRLSMPAEQIGDESAPTFASSDHRNTYSQRRSMPSSNINDVSAPTFDSTGRGTAYSQRQSMPSQNIFDESAPTFESTGRGTAYSQRQSFPANTQRKSMPSANIWDESEPTFERTSLGTAHRQRKTLPSGTHRRSMPSQNICHDSCPKFNCSGIEPVPTQWQTMPFQNINDESEPTFEGTGRGTAYRKGSSMSAAAQTRSMPSQNINDESEPTFDSTGRGTAYSQRQSMPSKNIFDESAPIFESTGRGTAYTQRQSAQTRSMPSQNINDESEPKFHSTGRGTAYSQRQSMPSQNINDESKPLLESTGRGTAYSQRQSMPSQNIFDESAPTFESTGRGTAYSQRQSMAAYSQRQSMPSQNINDESEPTFESTGRGASYSQRQSMPSQNINDESEPKFHSTGRGTAYSQRQSMPSQNINDESEPTFGSTARGTSYSQRQSMGVSAKPRSMPSQNINDESEPTFDSTGRGTAYSQRQSMPSQNINDESEPTFGSTARGTSYSQRQSMGVSAKPRSMPSQNINDESEPTFDSTGRGTAYSQRQSMPSQNINDESEPTFGSTARGTSYSQRQSMGVSAKPRSMPSQNINDESKPLFDSTGRGTAYSQRQSMPSKNIIDESAPSFESTGRGTAYTQRQSLPAQTQRKSMTSANIWDESEPTFESSSPGTALRQRKTLPLRTQRQSIPLENICAETCPNFNCSVVEPSTIQWQAMPSQNINDESAPTFESTGRGTGYSQRQSMGPAAQTRSIPSENINEESEPTFDSTGRGTGHSQRQPIAESTQRQSTLSKNLNDESEPIFESTGPETADSQRQTMPSQNINDESAPTFESTGRGTGHSQRQPIAESTQRQSKPLQNLSDESEPTFESTGPETADSQRQTRPSHNINDESAPLFESTGPVTEYSQRQSMGPAAQTRSMPSENINDESEPTFDSTGRGTAYSQRQPMGESTQRQSTFSKNLKDESEPTFESTGPETADSQRQTMPSHNINDESAPTFESTGPVTEYSQRQSMGPAAQTRSIPSENINDESEPTFDSTGRGTAYSQRQPIGESTQRQSSLSKNLNDESEPTFESTGPETADSQRQTMPSQNINDESAPTFESTGRGTGHSQRQPMGESTQKQSTFSKNLNDESEPTFESTGPETADSQRQTMPSHNINDESAPTFESTGPVTEYSQRQSMGPAAQTRSMPSENINNESAPTFEGTGPGTEYSQGKSMPSANIWDESEPNFKSSSPGNALGQRKTLPSSTQRQSKPSDNTCAESCPNVNCSVVEPSTIQWQAMPSQNINDESAPTFESTGPETADSQRQTMPSENINDESELTFDSTGRGTGHSQRQPIAESTQRQSTLSKNLNDESEPTFESTGPETADSQRQTMPSHNINDESAPTFESTGPVTEYSQRQSMGPAAQTRSMPSENINDESEPTFDSTGRGTAYSQRQPIGESTQRQSSLSKNLNDESEPTFESTGPETADSQRQTMPSQNINDESAPTFESTGRGTGHSQRQPMGESTQKQSTFSKNLNDESEPTFESTGPETADSQRQTMPSHNINDESAPTFESTGPVTEYSQRQSMGPAAQTRSMPSENINNESAPTFEGTGPETEYSQGKSMPSANIWDESEPNFKSSSPGNALGQRKTLPSSTQRQSKPSDNTCAESCPNVNCSVVEPSTIQWQAMPSQNINDESAPTFDSTGPETADSQRQAMPSQNINDVSQPTFESTGPGTEYSQRQSMGAAPHTRSMPSKNINDESEPTFERTSPGTEYSQRPSMPSQNINDESAPTFDSTGRGTGHSQRQPIAESTQRQSTLSKNLNDESEPIFESTGPETADSKRQTMPSHNINDESAPTFESTGRGTEYSQRKSIASEKKKRQNMNDESAPTFESTDPGTEHSQRQSMAAAVQKRSLPSENMNDESEPIFESTGPETAKSQGQSMSSENINDESAPSFESTGRGAEHSERQSMPSQNIDDESAPTFEITGPGTEYSPGPSMPSQNINDESAPTFDSTGRGPEYSQRQPMAESTQRQSTLSKNLNDESEPIFESTGPETADSERQTMPSHNINDESAPTFESTGPVTEYSQRQSMGPAAQTRSMPSENINNESAPTFEGTGPGTEYSQGKSMPSANIWDESEPNFKSSSPGNALGQRKTLPSSTQRQSKPSDNTCAESCPNVNCSVVEPSTIQWQAMPSQNINDESAPTFESTGPETADSQRQAMPSQNINDVSQPTFESTGETNEKIEMDDERMPEYDEVGGVKRRKISRGQQVSMPSQNIPAPRFMPSGGEVSGAARSTARPEGIMPSRNTFDKPDPSEVRSETTQSFVKVASSSRTPTSVQRGTLLNTAGVRGIERRDLLPPEAANVVMAAYPTGHRGIETYERIEGVSEAAPISICAALIKECMQNLPRQAPPSNISEFIKLENGYHSGGQEVDPRVFQMTNECVANETIQPLPYVSEQPPLGAYQQTEQLGRPVSQRVSYASFSTGILGNVNTLSHPSDTGGNQSCMCDGKREQSLGQTWTDRMDRSTTNKIEDVSMKAFNNLSVTPHHLLQMPKTCLDIATETPLQRRSQSLEYTLSDNDSESDFLTCKSSTDLRQEDKGAIPCGICERVPSDRYFQSMDVGPHDQVVQGVTVTTSMSIISGTRLNQDQRMRAEVQMPNSMTNYDSINQVMQSTGHKSTGTTTQNSYSMEQQNQNQKMRAEVEMLQSRRKNGYSNRSINGFDSMINYVSFDQVMQSTGHQSAGTTTQNNCSMEQQNYQPNQPCPGCPTGASHAMKIQRAWEQGFIICGSRLGTSPITITNYHSTGTTTQNDHSMKKRDFNPTRFAAECDQNSYSSVQACTCQQSQGGGSDFAVELPCGCSPDSESQFDSETECNADGFTARSSSPDEVEAGPHYDDYKAVEECNDNDNDARSPGAYPNPSKAVLNSGANNCNCPLKSEDDSNARPYRPLRGSPGPFFYAVQDTGMWGITSAFLPEPAIAISPCLNGPCSLESERNDDYQSARSSISNEEDRGTYRPPCWVYPSPIRMLFDGLVRLGESL, from the exons ATGAG CTCCCCGAATAATAGTCCGAATAGAAAAATTGCGCTGCAATGTGAGAGCAG TCTCCGACGCAGCGGTGGAACGCAAAACGATCTCGTAAATAAACTGGAGCATTTGCGTCCGGGATTCAGTCTCGGCGCGCCGGTACGCCGGTACCTTCCCGCCGTGTTCGGTGTGATAGACGGCGGCACCCATCCGCGCAGCATCCTACGCGATCAGACCC ATAAAACCGATGCAACGGAGGTGAAGAACTTCCGGCAGGCCCAACCGCGACGCCAGTCCCGTGGCCGACAGCAGTTTCAAATAGCCAATCTTCCGGAGGAAAATATAGCAGATGTGTCGGCACCCAGCTTTGAAATGAAAATGCCCTCTCAACGGTCCAATATGGCGGAGGCGCCGGTGGCCAGCGGCCACACGGTCGAGACCGTGTATACGGAAATTTTCGATAGCTTTGCGGACCCCAGGGATATGATGACGCCCGGCACGTCCTTACAGATTAGAGACAAATCCCTTAGCCAAAAG ACTACCCACCGCAAGGTCACTACGCATCGTGACTCCCACGGAAATATTACAAGTCGCATTGAAGAGACGACCACAGTGTGCACTGCGCCCCGGGATAGGCCACCGTCCATCACACGGCGCATTAACTTCTCCACAGAGGATGTGTCTAAAAACGTGTCGGACGAAACGATGCTCATGCTCCACGATGACTCTAGGCCAAGGACGCTTATAGGTCAGAGGTACATGCCCAGCCAGTATCCGGATGGGCAAGGACCTCTTCAATATCGCGATCGCAGCTCACAGCGCGAGAAATTGGAGGACGAACCAGCGCATTCTTTCAATGGCATTTCGGGAGCTACTCGCCCATGGCGAGCACCCAGGACTATCGGGTTCCTGAATGACCAGACAATACCGTCTTATATGGCATACACCACCGGCTTCTCTGACAGGGCACAACAGACGTGGCCCAGTGCCTACAGTGAACAGCAACGGCGAAAAATGAGATCCCAAGGAACGGCTCCGGACCGGACCAGTTTCCCGGACAGGTCACAACAGGACAGTCCAAGTGAAAACTTAGAAAGTGATCACCGAAGATTCCGATCTCAAAGTCCAGAGGGCAGACGCAGTCAGTTTCAAGTGGACCTCAGTTCCGCGACACGCCAACGAAGCTTGTCGCAAGGCTCAAATCCCAGAAGGCAGCAGATATCACAGCAGTCGCAGAATATAAACGATAATTCTGCTCCTCAATTCAACGACAGTCCACCCAGAGGAGAGGTTTCGCCTTCTTCGAGATCTCCAAATGGCAACGCCCACCCCAAGTCAGTGTCTAGTGAAGCCGCCCCCTTTCGCAATGAAGCCGGGTCGATAAAACGGAGTAACGATTCTGTAAATAAGGGCCCAGTCCCAGTCACTGATCAAAATCTGGATGATGTAACCATGCCGTCGTTTGGAGAAGCAGCAACTTCATCCCACCGGCATGTGACACTACCCAGCGAGGACTTACGCGAAGTGTCGGCTCGGGAGGTTAAAATTAAAGGCTCTGAAAGATCGCCTCAGAGGCTTTCAATGCCCGCAGAGCAAATAGGTGATGAATCGGCTCCTACCTTTGCAAGTTCAGATCACAGAAATACTTACAGTCAGAGGCGATCAATGCCTTCAAGCAACATTAATGATGTTTCAGCCCCCACATTTGACAGTACCGGTCGTGGAACTGCATACAGTCAGAGGCAATCCATGCCATCTCAAAACATATTTGATGAATCAGCACCCACATTTGAGAGTACTGGTCGTGGAACTGCGTACAGTCAAAGGCAATCTTTTCCTGCAAATACTCAGAGGAAATCCATGCCTTCAGCAAACATATGGGATGAATCGGAACCTACTTTCGAAAGAACCAGTCTTGGAACTGCACACAGACAGAGGAAAACCTTGCCTTCAGGTACTCATCGACGATCTATGCCTTCACAAAACATATGCCATGACTCCTGTCCTAAATTCAACTGTTCCGGTATTGAACCTGTACCTACTCAGTGGCAAACCATGCCTTTCCAAAACATAAACGATGAATCAGAACCAACATTTGAGGGAACCGGTCGTGGAACTGCATACCGTAAGGGGTCATCAATGAGTGCAGCAGCTCAAACGAGATCCATGCCTTCTCAGAACATAAACGATGAATCGGAACCGACATTTGACAGTACCGGTCGTGGAACTGCATACAGTCAGAGGCAATCCATGCCATCCAAAAACATATTTGATGAATCAGCACCCATATTTGAGAGCACCGGTCGTGGAACTGCGTACACTCAAAGGCAATCAGCTCAGACGAGATCCATGCCTTCTCAAAACATAAACGATGAATCGGAACCGAAATTTCACAGTACTGGTCGTGGAACTGCATACAGTCAAAGACAATCCATGCCTTCTCAAAATATAAACGATGAATCGAAACCGTTATTAGAAAGTACCGGTCGTGGAACTGCATACAGTCAGAGGCAATCCATGCCATCTCAAAACATATTTGATGAATCAGCACCCACATTTGAGAGTACGGGTCGTGGAACTGCGTACAGTCAGCGGCAATCCATGGCCGCGTACAGTCAAAGACAATCAATGCCTTCTCAAAACATCAACGATGAATCGGAACCCACATTTGAGAGTACCGGTCGTGGAGCTTCATACAGTCAAAGACAATCCATGCCTTCTCAAAACATAAACGATGAATCGGAACCGAAATTTCACAGTACCGGTCGTGGAACTGCATACAGTCAAAGACAATCCATGCCTTCTCAAAATATTAACGATGAATCTGAACCCACATTTGGGAGTACCGCTCGTGGAACTTCATATAGTCAGAGGCAATCAATGGGTGTATCAGCTAAGCCGAGATCCATGCCTTCTCAAAACATAAACGATGAATCGGAACCAACATTTGACAGTACCGGCCGTGGAACTGCATACAGTCAAAGACAATCCATGCCTTCTCAAAATATTAACGATGAATCTGAACCCACATTTGGGAGTACCGCTCGTGGAACTTCATATAGTCAGAGGCAATCAATGGGTGTATCAGCTAAGCCGAGATCCATGCCTTCTCAAAACATAAACGATGAATCGGAACCAACATTTGACAGTACCGGCCGTGGAACTGCATACAGTCAAAGACAATCCATGCCTTCTCAAAATATTAACGATGAATCTGAACCCACATTTGGGAGTACCGCTCGTGGAACTTCATATAGTCAGAGGCAATCAATGGGTGTATCAGCTAAGCCGAGATCCATGCCTTCTCAAAACATAAACGATGAATCGAAACCATTATTTGACAGTACCGGTCGTGGAACTGCATACAGTCAGAGGCAATCCATGCCATCTAAAAACATAATTGATGAATCAGCCCCTTCATTTGAGAGCACCGGTCGTGGGACTGCGTACACTCAAAGGCAATCTTTACCTGCACAAACTCAGAGGAAATCCATGACTTCAGCAAACATATGGGATGAATCGGAACCTACTTTCGAAAGTTCCAGTCCTGGAACTGCACTCAGACAGAGGAAAACCTTGCCTTTACGTACTCAGAGACAATCGATACCTTTAGAAAATATATGCGCTGAAACCTGTCCTAATTTCAACTGTTCCGTTGTTGAACCTTCAACTATTCAGTGGCAGGCCATGCCTTCCCAAAACATAAACGATGAATCAGCACCAACATTTGAGAGTACGGGTCGTGGAACTGGATACAGTCAGAGGCAATCCATGGGTCCAGCAGCTCAGACAAGATCCATACCTTCTGAAAACATAAACGAGGAATCGGAACCGACATTTGACAGTACAGGTCGTGGAACTGGGCACAGTCAAAGGCAACCCATTGCTGAATCAACTCAGAGGCAATCCACGCTTTCGAAAAACCTAAACGATGAATCGGAACCGATATTTGAGAGTACTGGTCCTGAAACTGCAGACAGTCAAAGACAAACTATGCCTTCTCAAAACATAAACGATGAATCAGCACCCACATTTGAGAGTACCGGTCGTGGAACTGGGCACAGTCAGAGGCAGCCCATTGCTGAATCAACTCAAAGGCAATCGAAGCCTTTGCAAAACCTAAGCGATGAATCGGAACCAACATTTGAGAGTACTGGTCCTGAAACTGCAGACAGTCAAAGACAAACTAGGCCTTCTCACAACATAAACGATGAATCAGCACCCTTATTTGAGAGTACGGGTCCTGTAACTGAATACAGTCAGAGGCAATCAATGGGGCCAGCAGCTCAGACCAGATCTATGCCTTCTGAAAACATAAACGATGAATCGGAGCCCACATTTGACAGTACGGGTCGTGGAACTGCGTACAGTCAGAGGCAACCCATGGGTGAATCAACTCAGAGGCAATCCACGTTCTCGAAAAACCTAAAAGATGAATCGGAACCGACATTTGAGAGTACTGGTCCTGAAACTGCAGACAGTCAAAGACAAACTATGCCTTCTCACAACATAAACGATGAATCAGCACCCACATTTGAGAGTACGGGTCCTGTAACTGAATACAGTCAGAGGCAATCAATGGGGCCAGCAGCTCAGACGAGATCCATACCTTCTGAAAACATAAACGATGAATCGGAGCCCACATTTGACAGTACGGGTCGTGGAACTGCGTACAGTCAGAGGCAACCCATTGGTGAATCAACTCAGAGGCAATCCTCGCTTTCAAAAAACCTAAACGATGAATCGGAACCGACATTTGAGAGTACTGGTCCTGAAACTGCAGACAGTCAAAGACAAACTATGCCTTCTCAAAACATAAACGATGAATCAGCACCCACATTTGAGAGTACCGGTCGTGGAACTGGGCACAGTCAGAGGCAACCCATGGGAGAATCAACTCAGAAGCAATCCACGTTCTCGAAAAACCTAAACGATGAATCGGAACCGACATTTGAGAGTACTGGTCCTGAAACTGCAGACAGTCAAAGACAAACTATGCCTTCTCACAACATAAACGATGAATCAGCACCCACATTTGAGAGTACGGGTCCTGTAACTGAATACAGTCAGAGGCAATCAATGGGGCCAGCAGCTCAGACGAGATCCATGCCTTCTGAAAACATAAACAATGAATCTGCACCCACATTTGAGGGTACCGGTCCTGGAACTGAATATAGTCAGGGGAAATCCATGCCCTCAGCAAATATATGGGATGAATCGGAACCTAATTTCAAAAGTTCCAGTCCTGGAAATGCACTCGGTCAGAGGAAAACCTTGCCTTCAAGTACTCAGAGACAATCGAAGCCTTCAGACAATACATGCGCTGAATCCTGTCCGAATGTCAACTGTTCCGTTGTTGAACCTTCAACTATTCAGTGGCAGGCCATGCCTTCCCAAAACATAAACGATGAATCGGCTCCAACATTTGAGAGTACGGGACCTGAAACTGCAGACAGTCAGAGACAAACTATGCCTTCTGAAAACATAAACGATGAATCGGAGCTCACATTTGACAGTACGGGTCGTGGAACTGGGCACAGTCAAAGGCAACCCATTGCTGAATCAACTCAGAGGCAATCCACGCTTTCGAAAAACCTAAACGATGAATCGGAACCGACATTTGAGAGTACTGGTCCTGAAACTGCAGACAGTCAAAGACAAACTATGCCTTCTCACAACATAAACGATGAATCAGCACCCACATTTGAGAGTACGGGTCCTGTAACTGAATACAGTCAGAGGCAATCAATGGGGCCAGCAGCTCAGACCAGATCTATGCCTTCTGAAAACATAAACGATGAATCGGAGCCCACATTTGACAGTACGGGTCGTGGAACTGCGTACAGTCAGAGGCAACCCATTGGTGAATCAACTCAGAGGCAATCCTCGCTTTCAAAAAACCTAAACGATGAATCGGAACCGACATTTGAGAGTACTGGTCCTGAAACTGCAGACAGTCAAAGACAAACTATGCCTTCTCAAAACATAAACGATGAATCAGCACCCACATTTGAGAGTACCGGTCGTGGAACTGGGCACAGTCAGAGGCAACCCATGGGAGAATCAACTCAGAAGCAATCCACGTTCTCGAAAAACCTAAACGATGAATCGGAACCGACATTTGAGAGTACTGGTCCTGAAACTGCAGACAGTCAAAGACAAACTATGCCTTCTCACAACATAAACGATGAATCAGCACCCACATTTGAGAGTACGGGTCCTGTAACTGAATACAGTCAGAGGCAATCAATGGGGCCAGCAGCTCAGACGAGATCCATGCCTTCTGAAAACATAAACAATGAATCTGCACCCACATTTGAGGGTACCGGTCCTGAAACTGAATATAGTCAGGGGAAATCCATGCCCTCAGCAAATATATGGGATGAATCGGAACCTAATTTCAAAAGTTCCAGTCCTGGAAATGCACTCGGTCAGAGGAAAACCTTGCCTTCAAGTACTCAGAGACAATCGAAGCCTTCAGACAATACATGCGCTGAATCCTGTCCGAATGTCAACTGTTCCGTTGTTGAACCTTCAACTATTCAGTGGCAGGCCATGCCTTCCCAAAACATAAACGATGAATCGGCTCCAACATTTGACAGTACGGGACCTGAAACTGCAGACAGTCAGAGACAAGCTATGCCTTCTCAAAATATAAACGATGTATCACAACCCACATTTGAGAGTACCGGTCCTGGAACTGAATACAGTCAGAGGCAATCAATGGGTGCAGCACCTCACACGAGATCCATGCCTTCTAAAAACATAAACGATGAATCGGAACCAACATTTGAGAGAACCAGTCCTGGAACCGAATACAGTCAGAGGCCATCCATGCCTTCTCAAAACATAAACGATGAATCAGCACCCACATTTGACAGTACCGGTCGTGGAACTGGGCACAGTCAGAGGCAACCCATTGCTGAATCAACTCAGAGGCAATCCACGCTTTCGAAAAACCTAAACGATGAATCGGAACCGATATTTGAGAGTACTGGTCCTGAAACTGCAGACAGTAAAAGACAAACTATGCCTTCTCACAACATAAACGATGAATCAGCACCCACATTTGAAAGTACCGGTCGTGGAACTGAATACAGTCAGAGGAAATCCATAGcttcagaaaaaaaaaaacgccaaAACATGAACGATGAATCTGCACCCACTTTTGAGAGTACCGATCCTGGAACTGAGCACAGTCAGAGACAATCCATGGCTGCAGCAGTTCAGAAGAGATCCTTGCCTTCTGAAAACATGAACGATGAATCGGAACCAATATTTGAGAGTACCGGTCCTGAAACTGCAAAAAGTCAAGGCCAATCCATGTCTTCTGAAAACATAAATGATGAATCGGCACCCTCATTTGAGAGTACCGGTCGTGGCGCTGAGCACAGTGAGAGGCAATCCATGCCGTCCCAAAATATAGACGATGAATCAGCACCCACATTTGAGATTACCGGTCCTGGAACCGAATATAGTCCGGGGCCATCCATGCCTTCTCAAAACATTAACGATGAATCAGCACCTACATTTGACAGTACCGGTCGTGGACCTGAATACAGTCAGAGGCAACCCATGGCTGAATCAACTCAGAGGCAATCCACGCTTTCGAAAAACCTAAACGATGAATCGGAACCGATATTTGAGAGTACTGGTCCTGAAACTGCAGACAGTGAAAGACAAACTATGCCTTCTCACAACATAAACGATGAATCAGCACCCACATTTGAGAGTACGGGTCCTGTAACTGAATACAGTCAGAGGCAATCAATGGGGCCAGCAGCTCAGACGAGATCCATGCCTTCTGAAAACATAAACAATGAATCTGCACCCACATTTGAGGGTACCGGTCCTGGAACTGAATATAGTCAGGGGAAATCCATGCCCTCAGCAAATATATGGGATGAATCGGAACCTAATTTCAAAAGTTCCAGTCCTGGAAATGCACTCGGTCAGAGGAAAACCTTGCCTTCAAGTACTCAGAGACAATCGAAGCCTTCAGACAATACATGCGCTGAATCCTGTCCGAATGTCAACTGTTCCGTTGTTGAACCTTCAACTATTCAGTGGCAGGCCATGCCTTCCCAAAACATAAACGATGAATCGGCTCCAACATTTGAGAGTACGGGACCTGAAACTGCAGACAGTCAGAGACAAGCTATGCCTTCTCAAAATATAAACGATGTATCACAACCCACATTTGAGAGTACCGGTGAGACGAATGAGAAAATAGAAATGGACGACGAGCGGATGCCCGAATATGATGAAGTGGGAGGCGTCAAAAGAAGAAAGATCTCCAGAGGACAACAGGTGTCGATGCCATCGCAAAATATCCCGGCTCCACGGTTCATGCCCTCGGGTGGTGAAGTTTCCGGAGCAGCTAGAAGCACCGCGAGACCGGAGGGTATCATGCCATCGCGAAACACTTTTGATAAGCCCGATCCATCCGAAGTAAGGTCCGAGACTACGCAATCATTTGTTAAAGTCGCGAGCTCTTCCAGGACGCCGACCAGTGTGCAGAGGGGGACTCTCTTGAACACCGCAGGAGTCAGAGGCATTGAAAGAAGAGATCTCCTTCCACCTGAGGCAGCCAATGTTGTGATGGCCGCATACCCTACTGGACATCGTGGAATTGAAACATATGAGCGCATCGAGGGTGTCTCTGAAGCCGCGCCAATATCCATATGTGCTGCCTTGATTAAAGAGTGCATGCAAAACCTGCCCAGGCAGGCGCCCCCATCCAACATAAGCGAATTCATCAAACTGGAAAACGGTTATCATAGTGGCGGCCAGGAAGTTGATCCTCGCGTGTTTCAGATGACCAATGAGTGTGTGGCGAATGAAACTATCCAACCTTTGCCGTATGTGTCGGAACAGCCTCCGTTAGGCGCCTATCAGCAAACCGAGCAGCTCGGTAGACCGGTGTCACAGCGTGTCTCATATGCGTCTTTTTCCACGGGAATTCTGGGTAATGTAAATACGCTATCTCATCCCTCCGATACCGGAGGTAATCAATCGTGTATGTGTGATGGAAAGCGAGAGCAGTCACTGGGTCAGACCTGGACAGACAGGATGGACCGCTCGACAACCAATAAAATAGAAGATGTCAGTATGAAAGCCTTCAACAACCTTTCTGTCACACCGCACCACCTATTGCAAATGCCCAAGACGTGTTTGGATATAGCCACCGAGACGCCACTCCAGCGGAGAAGTCAGTCGCTAGAGTACACACTTTCGGACAATGACAGCGAATCGGATTTCCTTACATGCAAAAGCTCTACTGACTTGCGACAGGAGGACAAAGGCGCTATTCCCTGTGGTATATGCGAGAGAGTGCCCTCAGACCGCTACTTCCAGTCGATGGATGTTGGTCCCCATGACCAAGTGGTGCAAGGGGTAACCGTAACGACATCAATGTCCATAATTTCGGGGACGCGATTAAATCAGGACCAGAGAATGCGTGCGGAGGTTCAAATGCCGAACTCAATGACGAACTATGATTCAATTAATCAGGTCATGCAGTCAACCGGCCACAAAAGCACTGGAACAACAACACAGAACAGCTATTCCATGGAACAGCAAAATCAGAACCAAAAGATGCGTGCTGAGGTTGAAATGCTACAGAGCCGACGCAAGAATGGATATTCCAACCGAAGCATCAACGGATTCGACTCAATGATCAACTATGTTTCGTTCGATCAGGTCATGCAGTCAACCGGCCACCAGAGCGCCGGAACAACAACACAGAACAATTGTTCAATGGAACAGCAAAACTATCAACCGAATCAGCCCTGCCCTGGTTGTCCCACCGGAGCTTCCCACGCCATGAAGATCCAGAGAGCATGGGAACAGGGTTTTATCATTTGTGGAAGCAGGCTTGGCACATCacccatcaccatcaccaatTACCATAGCACTGGAACAACAACGCAAAACGACCATTCCATGAAGAAAAGAGACTTTAACCCCACTAGATTTGCAGCCGAATGCGATCAAAACAGCTATAGCTCCGTGCAGGCGTGCACCTGCCAGCAGTCTCAAGGCGGGGGTTCGGACTTTGCCGTCGAACTCCCTTGCGGTTGTTCGCCGGATTCGGAGTCCCAGTTCGATTCGGAGACGGAATGTAATGCCGACGGCTTCACCGCCAGATCGTCTAGTCCAGATGAAGTAGAAGCCGGTCCCCATTACGACGACTATAAAGCCGTAGAGGAGTGCAATGATAACGACAACGATGCCAGATCGCCCGGAGCCTACCCAAACCCTTCCAAAGCCGTGCTGAACTCTGGTGCTAACAACTGCAACTGTCCACTGAAGTCAGAGGATGACTCCAACGCCAGACCGTACCGTCCCCTTAGAGGATCGCCTGGACCCTTTTTCTACGCAGTTCAAGACACTGGAATGTGGGGGATTACCAGCGCTTTTCTGCCGGAACCAGCGATCGCCATATCGCCATGTCTCAATGGACCCTGTTCGTTAGAGTCGGAGCGCAATGATGACTACCAGTCTGCCCGATCGTCCATTTCCAATGAAGAAGATCGTGGCACCTATCGGCCGCCCTGCTGGGTATATCCCTCACCGATTCGGATGCTTTTTGATGGATTGGTTCGACTTGGGGAATCTCTTTAA